The Micromonas commoda chromosome 16, complete sequence genome has a window encoding:
- a CDS encoding predicted protein, with protein MVETLQAAYVVKGEYTANKALMAKYHLQTAVKMYDKLPYFEPEHHYLPARQCLGEFYLRTGDWAGAFKQFARDLDEDHPQNPWSLRGLERAAARTFGNESACNEVFTP; from the coding sequence ATGGTGGAGACGCTGCAGGCTGCGTACGTCGTCAAAGGGGAGTACACCGCGAACAAGGCGCTGATGGCCAAGTACCACCTGCAGACGGCGGTGAAGATGTACGACAAGCTCCCGTACTTTGAACCCGAGCATCACTACCTGCCCGCCAGGCAGTGCCTCGGAGAGTTTTACCTGAGAACAGGGGATTGGGCCGGGGCGTTTAAGCAGTTCGCGAGGGACTTGGACGAGGACCACCCGCAGAACCCGTGGTCTCTGCGCgggctggagcgcgcggcggcgcgaacgttCGGCAACGAGAGCGCGTGCAACGAGGTGTTCACGCCGTGA
- a CDS encoding predicted protein codes for MSAAELFAGAGQSPGVEIWRIEAMKPVKQTDVTSGKFFSGDSYIVLHTFTERTGQIAMNAHFWLGSESSQDERGAAALLTVELDQFLGDLPTQFRECQGAESTEFLQLFKNGVRYLEGGVDSAFNKVDRDAHVTTLLHVKGNRSVRVMSAPLKLDSLNSGDVFILDLGVTLIQFNGSGASRRERMKALDVLLAVRDEERGGKCGVISIDEGDGRDVDGVNDFFAALGVDPAEPIPRIRSAEEGGADDDVDATAAGTIQLHRCTVPEEGEGGGTAGAAGVFTSELVGPGADGKGLTKDLLATDGVHVLISGGCAYAWVGKGAGATERKCAMRWGMELARDAGLSPNAPVKIVKEGMEPPLFKQAFQRWSAPVAGAGAPTKPARAPRTKKSVDVAAMAAGTPGRDKDRGRAFDDGAGGTLKIWRIEKFEKVPVDPEQHGVFHAGDSYIVQYTYGDESGRPKNHVIYFWQGRDSTADEKGASALLATALSDSLGGNVPQIRVAMGKEPDHFYSLFGGKMVVRAGGVEGGFNRTEAGFGTEGTDEGNEEGVALFHVRGTDDVNTRAVQVAADASALNSGDCFVLVLDQKVAAAGIDGKARVFAWNGRGCSEDEKVCAKMIASCVLAPAVGLASDADVEVIDEGAEPDIFWSHIGGKKPYAEFGEGYDVPQEPRLFQICDAVVGGVGVACEEIFNFCQDDLCDDDVMLLDVTNEVFLWCGAGANENERVEARTLAAAYVAACAERDGRDPECPVNEIRSGAEPPAFTCHFIGWDGSKGLGRGGPGGGFVDPYEAKLAAARADAKENARPPPAFASPALKKVTTRATDEEANGETGETGAASGTFEMPKLRATPAKPAAAHAGGEGSRDGVGSSSAPSATPGVPSEASGVAPVDKPAGSATFSRAELAAMDSTSGIDMERKESYLADGEFVEVFGMERGAFESMPLWKRQAAKKKAGLF; via the coding sequence atgtccgccgcggagctcttcgccggcgcgggccagtcccccggcgtcgagatATGGCGCATCGAAGCCATGAAGCCCGTCAAGCAGACCGACGTCACGTCCGGCAAGTTTTTCTCGGGCGACAGCTACATCGTCCTCCACACGTTCACCGAGCGAACCGGCCAGAtcgcgatgaacgcgcaCTTTTGGCTCGGCTCCGAGTCGTCacaggacgagcgcggcgccgccgcgctgctcacCGTCGAGCTCGATCAGTTCCTCGGCGATCTGCCGACGCAGTTCCGAGAGTGCCAGGGAGCGGAATCGACCGAGTTTTTACAGCTGTTTAAAAACGGCGTGCGATACCTGGAAGGAGGCGTGGACTCGGCGTTCAACAAGGTGGACAGGGACGCGCACGTGACGACGCTGCTGCACGTCAAGGGCAACAGGAGCGTCCGGGTCATGTCCGCGCCCCTTAAACTGGATTCCCTCAACTCGGGCGACGTCTTCATCTTGGACCTCGGCGTGACGCTGATCCAGTTCAACGgatccggcgcgtcgcgaagggAACGAATgaaggcgctcgacgtcctcctcgccgtcagggacgaggagcgcgggggtAAGTGCGGGGTTATATccatcgacgagggcgacgggagggacgtggacggcgtGAACGACTTTttcgccgcgctgggcgtcgaccccgcggaACCGATTCCTCGCATCAgatccgccgaggagggcggagccgacgacgacgtcgacgccaccgccgccgggacgatCCAACTCCACCGGTGCACCGTTCCCGAGGAGGGtgagggcggcggcacggCTGGCGCGGCCGGCGTCTTCACCAGCGAACTCGTGGGCCCCGGCGCGGATGGCAAAGGGCTGACCAAGGATCTCCTCGCGACCGACGGCGTGCACGTGTTGATCAGCGGCGGATGCGCGTACGCGTGGGTGGGAaaaggcgcgggcgcgacggagcgcaAGTGCGCGATGCGATGGGGaatggagctcgcgcgcgacgcggggcttTCCCCGAACGCGCCCGTCAAGATTGTCAAGGAGGGAATGGAGCCGCCGCTGTTCAAGCAGGCGTTTCAGCGATggtccgcgccggtggccgGTGCAGGCGCCCCAACGAAGCCCGCTCGTGCTCCTCGAACGAAAAagtccgtcgacgtcgccgcgatggcggcggggacgcccGGAAGGGACAaggaccgcgggcgcgccttcgacgacggcgcgggcgggacgcTGAAGATTTGGAGAATCGAAAAGTTTGAGAAGGTTCCGGTGGATCCGGAACAGCACGGCGTGTTCCACGCGGGAGACTCGTACATCGTCCAGTACACCTACGGGGACGAGAGTGGGCGCCCAAAGAACCACGTCATCTACTTTTGGCAAGGGCGCGACagcaccgcggacgagaagGGCGCCAGCGCGTTGCTCGCCACGGCCCTGAGCGATTCCCTCGGAGGGAACGTGCCCCAGATCAGGGTCGCCATGGGTAAAGAACCCGACCATTTCTACTCGCTCTTCGGTGGGAAGATGGTGGttcgcgcaggcggcgtggagggcggGTTCAACAGGACCGAAGCGGGATTTGGGACTGAAGGCACGGACGAAGGaaacgaggagggcgtcgcgctgttCCACGTCCGGGgcaccgacgacgtcaacACTCGAGCCGTGcaagtcgccgccgacgcgtccgcgctcaaCAGCGGCGACTGCTTCGTGCTCGTGCTGGATCagaaggtggcggcggccgggatCGACGGCAAGGCGAGGGTATTCGCGTGGAACGGCCGCGGATGCTCCGAGGATGAGAAGGTTTGCGCGAAGATgatcgccagctgtgtcttGGCGCCAGCCGTCGGACTCGCGTCGGACGCTGACGTGGAGgtcatcgacgagggcgccgagccggACATCTTCTGGTCACACATCGGCGGTAAGAAGCCGTACGCCGAATTCGGAGAGGGGTACGACGTCCCGCAGGAGCCGAGGCTCTTCCAAATTtgcgacgcggtcgtcggcggcgtcggcgtggcgtGCGAAGAAATTTTTAATTTCTGCCAGGACGACTtatgcgacgacgacgtcatgcTGCTGGACGTCACGAACGAGGTGTTCCTGTggtgcggcgccggggcgaaCGAGAACGAGCGGGTGGAGGCGAGgacgctggcggcggcgtacgtcgccgcgtgcgccgaacgcgacggaAGGGACCCGGAGTGTCCGGTGAATGAGATTCGATCCGGAGCCGAACCGCCGGCGTTTACGTGCCACTTCATCGGATGGGACGGATCCAAGGGTTTAGGGCGGGGTGGACCCGGGGGCGGGTTCGTTGATCCGTACGAGGccaagctggcggcggcgagggccgacGCCAAGGAAAACGCAcgcccgccccccgcgtttGCGTCACCCGCGCTCAAGAAGGTTACTACTCGAGCGACCGACGAAGAAGCCAATGGCGAGACGGGggagacgggcgccgcgtcgggaaCGTTCGAGATGCCGAagctccgcgcgacgcccgccaagccggccgcggcgcacgcgggtgGCGAGGGCTCGCGGGACGGTGTtggttcgtcgtcggcgccgtcggcaaCCCCCGGGGTGCCTTCCGAGGCGTCCGGGGTGGCGCCCGTGGACAAacccgcgggctcggcgacgttctCGAGAGCCGAGTTGGCCGCCATGGACTCGACGTCGGGGATCGACATGGAGCGGAAGGAGAGctacctcgccgacggcgagttcGTGGAGGTTTTCGGGATGGAGCGCGGGGCGTTCGAGTCGATGCCGCTGTGGAAGAGGCAGGCTGCGAAGAAGAAAGCCGGGCTGTTCTAA
- a CDS encoding predicted protein produces MSTIWSPDLLIMDPVVVKEEPDDDHHNPPAVNVEPPADDVGEDEKSEDLAGKMSTIWRPNLDRLYASVAEMEESESEEEENDATKKGVKRKRAPPTKGPCEHGVKWRSRCKVCSGCPHGKRHFECKECGGASICEHGRRRSLCKECGGSGICEHGRERSKCKECGGGSICEHGRQRSYCKECGGGSICKHDRQRYHCKECGGGSICEHGRQRSKCKECGGASICEHGRRRYRCKECKK; encoded by the coding sequence atgaGCACCATCTGGAGCCCAGACTTGTTGATCATggaccccgtcgtcgtcaaggaagagcccgacgacgaccaccacaacccccccgccgtcaacgtcgaacctcccgcggacgacgtcggggaagacgaaaagtcggaggatctcgcgggGAAGATGTCGACGATTTGGCGACCCAACCTCGACCGGCTGTacgccagcgtcgccgagatggaggaaTCGGAAAGCGAAGAGGAGGAAAACGATGCGACCAAGAAGGGAGTgaagcggaagagagcccctcccacgaaggggccatgcgagcacggggtgaagtgGCGGTCGAGatgcaaggtgtgcagcggTTGTCCCCACGGGAAGAGGCACTTtgagtgcaaggagtgtggcggggcatcaatctgcgagcacggccgcAGGCGCTCtctgtgcaaggagtgcggtgggtccggaatctgcgagcacggtcgtgagcgctctaagtgcaaggagtgcggtgggggctcaatctgcgagcacggccgtcagcgctcttactgcaaggagtgcggtgggggctcaatctgcaAGCACGATCGTCAGCGCTATcattgcaaggagtgcggtgggggctcaatctgcgagcacggtcgtcagcgctctaagtgcaaggagtgcggcggggcatcaatctgcgagcacggccgtcggcgctaccggtgcaaggagtgcaaGAAATAG